The Claveliimonas bilis genome window below encodes:
- a CDS encoding ribose-phosphate pyrophosphokinase, translating to MPNLELLEQALPVAPLKIAALESCREMGQKVNDYIVQFRRETLKEDLNSPLFSNYQTDNYLIECHCPRFGSGEAKGLLKESVRGKDLFIMVDVCNYSLTYSVNGHLNHMSPDDHYQDLKRIISAANGKAHRINVMMPFLYESRQHKRTKRESLDCALALEELVDMGVSNILTFDAHDPRVQNAIPLLGFDNFNPPYQFMKALLRAEPDLQVDKEHLMIVSPDEGAMHRAVYFSNVLGVDMGMFYKRRDYSTIVNGKNPIVAHEFLGSDVKGKNLIIVDDMISSGESMLDVAKQLKDRGAGRVFVCTTFGLFTNGLSAFDEYYEKGYIDRVITTNLTYLPPAALDKPYFVTADMSKFIALIIESLNHDISIGSVLDPTQKIHVLLEKHRAALAAGIK from the coding sequence ATGCCAAATTTAGAACTCTTGGAACAGGCTCTGCCTGTCGCCCCTTTAAAGATTGCCGCTCTGGAAAGCTGCAGAGAAATGGGGCAAAAAGTAAATGATTACATCGTACAGTTTCGTCGGGAAACACTGAAGGAAGACTTAAATTCTCCTTTGTTTTCCAACTATCAGACGGACAACTATCTTATAGAATGTCATTGCCCCCGCTTCGGAAGCGGAGAGGCAAAGGGGCTTCTCAAGGAATCTGTCCGCGGAAAAGATCTCTTCATTATGGTCGATGTCTGCAATTACAGCCTGACCTACAGTGTAAATGGACATCTCAACCACATGTCCCCGGACGATCATTACCAGGATTTGAAGCGTATTATCTCTGCGGCCAATGGAAAAGCACACCGCATCAATGTCATGATGCCTTTCCTCTATGAGAGCCGGCAGCATAAACGTACAAAACGTGAGTCCCTGGACTGCGCACTTGCCCTGGAAGAACTGGTAGATATGGGCGTTTCCAATATCCTCACCTTTGACGCCCACGATCCGCGGGTGCAAAATGCGATCCCTCTTCTGGGATTTGACAACTTCAATCCTCCATATCAGTTCATGAAGGCACTGCTTCGTGCCGAACCGGATCTGCAGGTAGACAAAGAACATCTGATGATCGTAAGCCCCGATGAAGGAGCAATGCACCGGGCAGTCTATTTCTCCAATGTCCTTGGAGTAGATATGGGAATGTTCTACAAACGCCGTGATTACTCTACTATTGTAAATGGAAAGAATCCAATCGTAGCCCATGAATTTCTCGGATCTGATGTAAAAGGCAAAAATCTGATCATTGTGGATGATATGATCTCTTCCGGAGAAAGTATGCTGGATGTGGCAAAACAGCTGAAAGACCGCGGAGCCGGACGAGTATTTGTCTGCACTACCTTTGGTCTTTTCACAAATGGCCTGTCTGCCTTTGATGAATACTATGAAAAAGGCTATATCGACCGCGTGATCACTACAAACCTGACGTATCTGCCGCCTGCGGCTCTGGACAAGCCATATTTTGTAACAGCCGATATGAGCAAATTTATTGCTCTTAT